A part of Alkalilimnicola sp. S0819 genomic DNA contains:
- a CDS encoding CoA pyrophosphatase: protein MSCVDPLTDRELIRVRLQQCARRDAGVPVSDELLSRAAVLVPLVERRHGFNVVLTRRTEHLRHHAGQISFPGGRIEPYDADPVAAALREAEEEIGLAAGQVEIAGRLGLYRTGTGFQVYPVVGFVNQPVRLRPDPSEVAEIFEVPLGFLMDEANHRPHLYEHDGRRYQLIAMPYGDYFIWGATAGMLRQLYLALHGE, encoded by the coding sequence ATGTCCTGCGTGGATCCTTTGACCGATCGTGAGCTGATTCGGGTGCGATTGCAGCAGTGCGCGCGCCGGGACGCGGGCGTGCCTGTATCGGACGAACTGCTGAGCCGCGCAGCGGTGCTGGTTCCCCTGGTGGAGCGGCGGCACGGCTTCAACGTGGTGCTCACCCGACGCACGGAGCATCTGCGTCACCATGCGGGCCAGATCAGTTTTCCCGGCGGGCGCATCGAGCCCTATGACGCCGATCCGGTGGCCGCGGCGCTGCGCGAGGCCGAGGAAGAGATCGGCCTCGCGGCGGGTCAGGTGGAGATCGCCGGGCGGCTGGGGCTGTACCGTACGGGCACGGGCTTTCAGGTCTATCCGGTGGTGGGTTTCGTCAATCAACCGGTGCGTCTGCGCCCGGACCCCAGCGAGGTGGCGGAGATCTTCGAAGTGCCGCTGGGTTTTCTGATGGACGAGGCCAATCACCGCCCGCACCTGTACGAGCACGATGGCCGCCGTTATCAGTTGATCGCCATGCCCTACGGCGATTACTTCATCTGGGGCGCGACCGCCGGCATGTTGCGGCAGTTGTATCTGGCCCTGCACGGGGAATAG
- a CDS encoding lysophospholipid acyltransferase family protein, giving the protein MLTRLPWLLQRLLGLVDMILLTALLWVLSFLPDAWLRRFYPRLFWFWCRVFVRALGVDLRLHQQNARPLPDHYLMIANHPSAFEDIGLPALFDVYSLAKQGVAHWWVVGRISRAAGTLFVDRGDRESRRRAAAEIAETLQAGRHVALYPEGGCQGRRLAPRFHYGAFDISLRTGVPIVPVFIHYEAQETFEWGPGQTLLHKIWHFLSSPNRTAHYYVFDAFEPGDYADKQQYCAAVYSRYRQWQTRYLE; this is encoded by the coding sequence ATGCTCACGCGCCTGCCCTGGCTGCTGCAGCGCCTGCTGGGGTTGGTGGACATGATTCTGCTCACCGCCCTGCTGTGGGTCCTGAGCTTCCTGCCCGACGCCTGGTTGCGTCGTTTCTATCCGCGGCTGTTCTGGTTCTGGTGCCGGGTTTTCGTGCGGGCCCTTGGGGTGGATCTGCGCCTGCACCAACAAAATGCCAGGCCGCTGCCGGACCATTACCTGATGATCGCCAACCACCCCTCGGCCTTCGAGGATATTGGCCTGCCCGCGCTGTTCGATGTGTATTCCCTGGCGAAGCAGGGCGTGGCTCACTGGTGGGTGGTGGGGCGTATTTCACGCGCCGCGGGCACCCTGTTCGTGGACCGGGGGGATCGGGAATCCCGGCGCCGGGCGGCGGCGGAGATCGCCGAGACCCTACAGGCGGGCCGTCATGTGGCGCTTTACCCGGAGGGCGGATGCCAGGGCCGGCGGCTAGCGCCCCGCTTTCATTACGGTGCCTTCGACATCTCCTTGCGTACCGGCGTGCCCATCGTGCCGGTGTTCATCCACTACGAGGCGCAGGAAACCTTCGAATGGGGTCCGGGCCAGACGCTGCTGCACAAGATCTGGCATTTCCTCAGCTCCCCGAACCGCACCGCCCACTACTACGTCTTCGACGCCTTCGAGCCGGGCGATTACGCCGACAAGCAGCAGTACTGCGCAGCGGTGTATTCCCGTTACCGCCAGTGGCAAACTAGGTACCTCGAATAA
- a CDS encoding glycerophosphodiester phosphodiesterase, whose product MARERLWLVGHRGAHGRIAEGLAVENTLDAFELCLRNGIWGIELDIRLTGDGEPVVHHDPRCGRLFRRPDLIIAETGLEPLRRAIPAIPHLDEVVGRYAGRLHLMLEIKDSWRQRPSVVARIQKSLAALEPCRDFHLLSLVPDHLSGFSAITPRAFIDVALTNTRDIIRKNLQLGHGGVAGSFALLDGRLVRELKAHERQIGTGQVELAAIARREINRGIEWIFSDKVLQLQRRLRPIRTD is encoded by the coding sequence GTGGCCCGCGAGCGGCTTTGGCTGGTAGGGCATCGCGGTGCCCATGGCAGGATTGCCGAGGGTCTTGCGGTGGAGAACACCCTGGACGCCTTCGAGCTTTGCTTGAGGAACGGAATCTGGGGTATCGAGCTGGATATTCGCTTGACCGGGGATGGGGAACCGGTCGTCCATCATGACCCCCGCTGCGGCCGTCTCTTTCGGCGCCCGGATCTGATCATCGCCGAGACCGGGTTGGAACCGCTGCGTCGGGCGATTCCGGCGATTCCCCATCTCGATGAGGTCGTCGGTCGATATGCGGGCAGGCTGCATCTGATGCTGGAGATCAAGGATTCATGGCGGCAGCGCCCGAGCGTCGTCGCGCGGATCCAGAAATCCCTGGCGGCGCTGGAACCCTGTCGCGACTTTCATCTGCTGAGCCTGGTGCCGGATCATCTGAGCGGGTTTTCCGCCATCACGCCGCGGGCCTTCATCGACGTGGCCTTGACCAATACGCGGGACATTATCAGGAAGAATCTGCAGCTGGGGCACGGGGGCGTGGCCGGCTCCTTCGCCTTGCTGGATGGCCGGCTGGTGCGTGAGCTGAAGGCCCATGAGCGCCAGATCGGGACAGGTCAGGTGGAGTTGGCGGCGATTGCTCGGCGCGAAATCAATCGCGGCATCGAATGGATATTCAGTGACAAGGTCCTGCAGCTGCAGAGGCGTCTGCGGCCCATTCGCACCGACTAG
- the hflC gene encoding protease modulator HflC, whose protein sequence is MKTTLFGILIALAAAFGSFSLYTVDESQQAIIVEFGDPVGDVITEPGLKIKLPWQEVRRFDKRRLVWDGDVTQIPTLGREFILVDTTARWRIADPLRFLTSVRDEAGARTRLDDIIDSVVRDMVSATELEEIVRSRDWEVDVDELEDPALAERDDVNLENRPQLGRERLEAEILGRARSSMPALGIELADVRIKRVNYIDSVRKQVESRMIAERQSIAERFRSEGRGRSQEILGNMERELQRIRSEAARQAEEIRGEADAEATRIYGEAFGVDPEFYAFFRTLESYRAIGENSTLMLRADSDFFRYLQEAQAR, encoded by the coding sequence ATGAAGACCACCCTTTTCGGCATCCTGATCGCGCTGGCCGCGGCGTTTGGCTCATTCAGCCTGTATACCGTGGACGAGTCCCAGCAGGCGATCATCGTGGAATTCGGCGATCCGGTGGGTGACGTGATCACCGAGCCCGGCCTCAAGATCAAGCTGCCCTGGCAGGAGGTACGTCGCTTCGACAAGCGCCGCTTGGTCTGGGACGGCGATGTGACGCAGATTCCGACCCTTGGCCGGGAGTTCATCCTGGTGGATACCACGGCCCGCTGGCGCATCGCGGACCCGCTGCGGTTTCTGACCAGCGTGCGGGATGAAGCCGGCGCGCGTACCCGGCTCGACGACATCATCGATTCGGTGGTCCGGGACATGGTGTCGGCCACCGAACTCGAGGAAATCGTGCGCTCTCGCGACTGGGAAGTGGATGTGGACGAACTTGAGGATCCGGCCCTGGCCGAGCGGGACGACGTCAACCTGGAAAACCGCCCGCAACTGGGTCGGGAACGGTTGGAGGCGGAGATCCTGGGGCGCGCCCGCAGCTCCATGCCGGCGCTGGGCATCGAACTGGCCGATGTGCGTATCAAGCGGGTCAATTACATCGATTCAGTGCGCAAACAGGTGGAAAGCCGGATGATCGCGGAACGCCAGTCCATCGCCGAACGCTTCCGCTCCGAAGGCCGCGGCCGCAGTCAGGAGATTCTTGGCAATATGGAGCGCGAGTTGCAACGCATTCGCTCCGAGGCCGCCCGACAGGCGGAAGAAATTCGCGGCGAGGCCGATGCCGAGGCAACCCGCATCTACGGCGAGGCCTTCGGAGTAGACCCGGAGTTCTACGCCTTCTTCCGCACCCTGGAAAGCTACCGGGCGATTGGCGAGAACAGCACGCTCATGCTGCGCGCCGATTCGGATTTCTTCCGCTATCTGCAGGAAGCCCAGGCCCGCTAG
- a CDS encoding class II glutamine amidotransferase: MCELLGMSANVPTDICFSFSGLMQRGGQTGPHTDGWGIAFYEDRGCRLFHDPAASADSEIARLIGRYSIKSCTVISHIRQATHGRVSLENTHPFRRELWGRPWVFAHNGKLPGVKGWPLGMDRPIGTTDSEHAFCWLMAQLRERFPRRPSRPETVWRYVFHLATELSTLGTFNMLMSDGRVLYAFCGTHLSWITRRAPFGAARLKDAEMEVDFSRLTTPNDVVTVIATHPLTTNEVWQTMTPGSMVVFQGGLPTLFDPAGRLSRPQESP; the protein is encoded by the coding sequence ATGTGTGAGCTGCTGGGCATGAGCGCCAATGTGCCCACCGATATCTGCTTCAGCTTCAGCGGGCTGATGCAGCGGGGCGGGCAGACCGGCCCCCACACCGACGGCTGGGGCATCGCCTTCTACGAGGATCGGGGCTGCCGACTGTTCCATGACCCCGCCGCCAGCGCCGACTCGGAAATCGCCCGTCTCATCGGTCGCTATTCCATCAAGAGCTGCACGGTGATCTCCCATATCCGCCAGGCCACCCACGGCCGGGTGTCGCTGGAGAATACCCACCCCTTTCGTCGCGAGCTCTGGGGGCGGCCCTGGGTTTTCGCGCACAACGGCAAGCTTCCCGGGGTGAAAGGCTGGCCGCTGGGGATGGATCGCCCCATAGGTACCACCGACAGCGAGCACGCCTTCTGCTGGTTGATGGCGCAGCTGCGCGAGCGGTTCCCGCGCCGGCCGTCCCGGCCGGAAACGGTCTGGCGCTACGTGTTCCACCTGGCCACCGAGCTCAGCACCCTGGGCACCTTCAATATGCTCATGAGTGATGGCCGGGTGCTCTATGCCTTCTGCGGCACGCATCTGTCCTGGATCACCCGTCGCGCGCCCTTTGGCGCGGCCCGGCTGAAGGATGCCGAGATGGAGGTGGACTTCTCCCGGCTGACCACCCCGAACGATGTGGTCACCGTGATCGCCACCCACCCGTTGACCACCAACGAGGTCTGGCAGACCATGACGCCGGGCTCCATGGTGGTGTTCCAAGGGGGGCTGCCGACCCTGTTCGACCCGGCGGGGCGGCTCAGTCGCCCTCAGGAATCGCCCTGA
- the hflK gene encoding FtsH protease activity modulator HflK, giving the protein MVTSINGGRGRQSGPPDLSAALQKFIRSLRGRGGGGGKARFGLIALLIGLVAPWAALTSFYTVQPEQRAVIKRFGEVVGITDPGLHFKLPFGVDQIQRVATERVLKQEFGFRSSGTRVSGRTAYSARNFESESLMLTGDLNMIDVEWVVQYRIQDPIKFLYEIREPTRTLRDISESVMRRIVGNMLGSEVLTIGRVEIQKQATREIQEILDGYDSGIRISTVEMQDVVPPPAVRPAFNEVNEARQERERMINEAQRQVNSQIPNAEGSALRTIAEAQGYATERVNRARGESARFSAVLREYRQEPEVTRSRLYLETLGEVLPTIGQVLVVQDGQLSPLPLLDVNRQANRNTGAAR; this is encoded by the coding sequence ATGGTCACATCCATCAATGGGGGCCGCGGGCGCCAGTCCGGACCACCGGACCTGTCCGCTGCGCTGCAAAAGTTCATCCGCTCGCTTCGCGGTCGTGGGGGCGGCGGCGGCAAGGCGCGCTTCGGCCTCATCGCCCTGCTCATTGGCCTGGTGGCTCCGTGGGCGGCGCTGACCAGTTTCTACACCGTGCAACCCGAGCAACGCGCGGTAATCAAACGCTTCGGCGAGGTGGTGGGCATCACCGATCCCGGCCTCCACTTCAAGCTCCCCTTCGGCGTGGACCAGATCCAGCGCGTGGCCACCGAACGGGTGCTCAAGCAGGAATTCGGTTTTCGTAGCAGTGGCACCCGCGTCAGCGGACGCACCGCTTATTCCGCGAGGAATTTCGAAAGCGAGTCGCTGATGCTCACCGGTGATCTGAACATGATCGATGTGGAATGGGTGGTCCAATACCGCATTCAGGATCCGATCAAGTTCCTTTACGAAATCCGCGAACCCACCCGCACCCTGCGGGATATCTCCGAATCCGTCATGCGACGCATCGTTGGCAATATGCTCGGCTCGGAGGTGCTCACCATCGGTCGCGTGGAGATACAGAAGCAGGCCACCCGGGAAATCCAGGAAATTCTCGATGGCTACGATTCCGGCATCCGCATCAGCACCGTGGAAATGCAGGACGTAGTCCCACCGCCCGCCGTGCGGCCGGCCTTCAATGAAGTCAACGAGGCGCGCCAGGAACGCGAGCGCATGATCAACGAGGCGCAACGGCAGGTGAACTCGCAAATCCCCAACGCCGAAGGCTCGGCCTTGCGCACCATTGCCGAGGCTCAGGGCTACGCAACCGAACGGGTCAACCGGGCGCGAGGCGAGAGTGCCCGCTTTTCCGCCGTGCTGCGCGAGTACCGCCAGGAGCCGGAAGTGACCCGCTCTCGGCTCTATCTGGAAACCCTCGGCGAGGTATTGCCGACCATCGGCCAGGTACTCGTGGTTCAGGACGGCCAGCTGAGCCCCCTGCCTTTGCTTGACGTCAACCGCCAGGCCAACCGCAACACCGGAGCTGCGCGATGA
- a CDS encoding amino acid ABC transporter permease, producing MNAAWRWSRENLFSSPLNTALTVLSVALLGYMVPPLLDWALFSADFRGNTREACEGEGACWVFVRVHLPQFIYGFYPEELRWRVNLAFLLLPLWAAPLFWRRMSRKGWWLASLLLLYPLCAWTLFRGGVAGLAPVPTSDWGGLFLTLVIAGVGMAAALPLGVLLALGRRSRMPITRAICTVFIEFWRGVPLITVLFMASVMLPLFLPQGVNLDKLLRALIGVALFAGAYMAEVIRGGLQGVDRGQYEAAEALGLGYWRQMGLIILPQALRLVIPGIVNSFIALFKDTTLVLIIGLFDLLGIVQAAATDPRWLGSATEGYVFAGLLFWVFCYGMSLYSRRLERRPGAGR from the coding sequence ATGAACGCGGCCTGGCGCTGGTCTCGGGAAAACCTCTTCTCCAGCCCGCTGAACACGGCGCTGACCGTGCTCTCGGTCGCCCTGCTGGGCTATATGGTGCCGCCGCTGCTGGACTGGGCCCTGTTCAGCGCGGATTTTCGGGGCAACACGCGGGAGGCCTGCGAGGGTGAAGGCGCCTGCTGGGTGTTCGTGCGGGTGCACCTGCCCCAGTTCATCTACGGCTTCTACCCGGAAGAACTGCGCTGGCGGGTGAATCTTGCCTTCCTGCTGCTGCCCCTGTGGGCGGCGCCCCTGTTCTGGCGGCGCATGTCGCGCAAGGGCTGGTGGCTGGCGAGCCTGCTGCTGCTCTACCCGCTCTGCGCCTGGACCCTGTTCCGCGGCGGCGTGGCAGGGCTCGCGCCCGTACCCACCAGCGACTGGGGCGGGCTGTTCCTCACCCTGGTCATTGCCGGCGTGGGCATGGCCGCCGCGCTGCCGCTGGGCGTACTGCTGGCCCTGGGCCGACGCTCGCGGATGCCGATCACCCGCGCCATCTGCACCGTGTTCATCGAGTTCTGGCGTGGCGTGCCGCTGATCACCGTGCTGTTCATGGCCTCGGTGATGCTGCCGCTGTTCCTGCCCCAGGGGGTCAACCTGGACAAGCTGCTGCGCGCACTCATCGGTGTGGCCCTGTTCGCCGGGGCCTATATGGCCGAGGTCATCCGCGGCGGCCTGCAAGGGGTGGACCGGGGCCAGTACGAGGCGGCGGAAGCGCTGGGGCTGGGGTACTGGCGCCAGATGGGGCTGATCATCCTGCCCCAGGCGCTGCGCCTGGTGATCCCCGGCATCGTCAACAGCTTCATCGCGCTGTTCAAGGACACCACCCTGGTGCTGATCATCGGCCTGTTCGATCTGCTGGGCATCGTCCAGGCCGCGGCCACCGACCCGCGCTGGCTGGGCTCGGCCACCGAGGGCTATGTCTTCGCCGGTCTGCTCTTCTGGGTGTTCTGCTACGGCATGTCGCTGTACAGCCGACGCCTGGAGCGACGCCCGGGCGCCGGGCGCTGA
- a CDS encoding amino acid ABC transporter substrate-binding protein: MSKLYALTVLLLGLGLAVPAAQAATLDEVRERGHLRCGVSQGLPGFSTPAGGQWSGLDVDFCRAVAAAVLGDAQKVAFTPLSAKERFTALQSGEIDLLSRNTTWTATRDTALGFNFAGVIFYDGQGFMVRKELGIDSARQLSGATLCANSGTTTELNMADYFRANGMEYRPVVFEKSDEVIAAYDSGRCDVYTTDTSGLYAQRIKLKNPEAHVILPEIISKEPLGPLVRQGDDQWFNIVKWTLFAMVNAEELGVNSANVAQMHGSDNPKVRRLLGADGSIGRNLGLEAGWTRAVISQMGNYGELYQRNLAAEPLNIPRGQNRLWTDGGLMYAPPFR; the protein is encoded by the coding sequence ATGTCCAAGCTCTACGCGCTCACGGTATTGCTGCTCGGCCTGGGGCTGGCCGTGCCGGCGGCACAGGCCGCCACGCTGGACGAAGTGCGCGAACGCGGCCATCTGCGCTGCGGCGTCAGTCAGGGCCTGCCCGGCTTCTCGACCCCCGCCGGAGGCCAGTGGTCGGGCCTGGACGTGGACTTCTGTCGCGCCGTGGCCGCCGCGGTGCTGGGCGATGCGCAGAAGGTGGCGTTCACCCCGCTCTCGGCCAAGGAGCGCTTCACCGCCCTGCAATCCGGCGAGATCGACCTGCTTTCCCGCAACACCACCTGGACCGCCACCCGCGACACCGCGCTGGGCTTCAACTTCGCCGGCGTGATCTTCTACGACGGCCAGGGCTTCATGGTGCGCAAGGAACTGGGCATCGACAGCGCCAGACAACTCAGCGGCGCCACCCTGTGCGCCAACTCCGGCACCACCACCGAGCTCAATATGGCCGACTACTTCCGCGCCAACGGCATGGAGTACCGCCCGGTGGTATTCGAGAAAAGCGATGAGGTCATCGCCGCCTACGACTCCGGGCGCTGCGATGTCTACACCACCGACACCTCCGGGCTCTACGCCCAGCGCATCAAGCTGAAGAATCCCGAGGCGCACGTGATCCTGCCGGAAATCATCTCCAAGGAGCCGCTGGGGCCGCTGGTACGCCAAGGCGACGATCAGTGGTTCAACATCGTCAAATGGACCCTGTTCGCCATGGTCAATGCCGAGGAACTGGGGGTGAATTCCGCCAACGTGGCGCAGATGCACGGCAGCGACAACCCCAAGGTTCGCCGCCTGCTGGGCGCGGACGGCAGCATTGGCAGGAACCTGGGCCTGGAGGCGGGCTGGACCCGCGCCGTGATCAGCCAGATGGGCAATTATGGCGAACTCTACCAACGCAACCTGGCCGCCGAGCCGCTGAACATCCCCCGCGGCCAGAACCGCTTGTGGACCGACGGCGGCCTGATGTACGCCCCGCCCTTCCGCTAG
- a CDS encoding amino acid ABC transporter permease has translation MARRHTPFGAAPRTPRWRDPRTRALVFQVVLLGAVALGIGWIVNNTLSNLARQGIASGLGFWGEDAGFGIIMSLIEYSEAASYGRAFLVGLLNTLLVSALGILLATLLGLVIGIARLSPNWLLRRLAAAYIETFRNIPLLLAIFFWYFAVLRSLPHPRHSIDLFGLAYLSNRGVYLPQPVLGGGPGWLIAGLILGVLAVLALHRWTRRRRNAGRPLPVYPLWLGIAFILPPAVLLAAGGLSWSLPALRGFNFQGGMGLIPEFVALLLALSIYTAAFVAEIVRAGIESVARGQQEAASALGLNRRQSLRLVVLPQAMRVIVPPLTNQYLNLTKNSSLAAAIAYPDLVSVFAGTVLNQTGQAVEVISITMAVYLTISLLIALAMNLYNRRTEWGVRR, from the coding sequence GTGGCGCGCAGGCACACTCCTTTCGGCGCGGCGCCGCGCACCCCACGTTGGCGCGATCCACGCACCCGGGCGCTGGTGTTCCAGGTCGTGCTGCTGGGGGCGGTGGCGCTGGGCATCGGCTGGATCGTCAACAACACCCTGAGCAATCTGGCCCGCCAGGGCATCGCTTCGGGGCTGGGTTTCTGGGGCGAGGATGCCGGCTTCGGCATCATCATGAGCCTGATCGAGTACAGCGAGGCCGCCAGCTACGGCCGAGCCTTCCTGGTCGGCCTGCTCAACACCCTGCTGGTCTCGGCGTTGGGCATTCTGCTGGCCACCCTGTTGGGCCTGGTCATCGGCATCGCCCGCCTCTCCCCCAACTGGCTGCTGCGCCGACTGGCCGCCGCCTATATCGAAACATTCCGTAATATCCCCCTTCTTCTGGCGATATTCTTCTGGTATTTCGCGGTCTTGCGATCGCTTCCTCACCCCCGGCACAGCATTGACCTGTTCGGCCTGGCCTACCTCAGCAACCGGGGCGTGTACCTGCCCCAACCGGTGCTGGGGGGTGGCCCCGGCTGGTTGATCGCGGGGCTGATACTGGGTGTGCTCGCGGTCCTCGCCCTGCACCGCTGGACGCGCCGGCGGCGAAACGCCGGCCGCCCCCTGCCGGTCTATCCGCTGTGGCTGGGCATCGCCTTCATCCTCCCCCCCGCGGTGCTGCTCGCGGCGGGGGGCCTGAGCTGGAGCCTGCCGGCGTTGCGCGGCTTCAACTTCCAGGGGGGCATGGGGCTGATTCCCGAATTCGTCGCCCTGCTGCTGGCGCTGTCCATCTATACCGCCGCCTTCGTCGCGGAGATCGTGCGCGCCGGTATCGAGTCGGTGGCCCGCGGGCAGCAGGAAGCGGCCTCCGCGCTGGGGCTGAACCGCCGTCAGAGCCTTCGCCTGGTGGTGCTCCCCCAGGCCATGCGGGTGATCGTGCCGCCGCTGACCAACCAGTACCTGAACCTGACCAAGAACTCCTCGCTGGCCGCGGCCATCGCCTACCCGGACCTGGTTTCGGTGTTCGCCGGCACGGTACTCAATCAGACCGGCCAGGCAGTGGAGGTGATCAGCATCACCATGGCGGTGTATCTCACCATCAGCCTGCTCATCGCCCTGGCCATGAACCTCTACAACCGGCGCACGGAATGGGGGGTGCGGCGATGA
- a CDS encoding amino acid ABC transporter ATP-binding protein has translation MNADNTPAVRFDQVNKWFGNLHVLQDIALTVGQGERHVICGPSGSGKSTLIRCVNRLEAHQSGRLWVNGVELAEDIKRIERVRREVGMVFQHFNLFPHLSVLDNCTLAPMHVHGLSRDAAVARAMQYLERVRIADKAGQYPSQLSGGQQQRVAIARALCLEPRIMLFDEPTSALDPEMIKEVLDVMVELAHEGMTMLCVTHEMGFAREVADQVVFMDEGRIVEQAAPETFFQAPRTERAKQFLSQILGR, from the coding sequence ATGAACGCTGACAACACCCCCGCCGTACGCTTCGACCAGGTGAACAAGTGGTTCGGGAACCTGCATGTGCTGCAGGACATCGCGCTCACCGTGGGCCAGGGGGAACGCCACGTCATCTGCGGCCCTTCGGGTTCGGGCAAGTCCACCCTGATCCGCTGCGTGAACCGTCTGGAGGCCCACCAGAGCGGGCGGCTGTGGGTCAATGGCGTGGAGCTGGCCGAGGACATCAAACGCATCGAGCGGGTGCGCCGGGAAGTAGGCATGGTGTTCCAGCACTTCAATCTGTTCCCGCACCTTTCCGTGCTGGACAACTGCACCCTGGCGCCCATGCACGTGCACGGGCTCTCCCGGGACGCGGCGGTGGCACGGGCCATGCAGTATCTGGAGCGGGTGCGGATCGCCGACAAGGCCGGTCAGTATCCTTCGCAGCTCTCCGGCGGCCAGCAGCAGCGAGTGGCCATCGCCCGGGCTCTGTGCCTGGAGCCACGTATCATGCTCTTCGACGAGCCCACCTCGGCGCTGGACCCGGAGATGATCAAGGAAGTGCTGGATGTGATGGTGGAGCTCGCCCACGAGGGCATGACCATGCTTTGCGTGACCCACGAGATGGGCTTTGCCCGGGAAGTGGCCGACCAGGTGGTGTTCATGGACGAGGGGCGGATCGTGGAGCAGGCCGCGCCCGAGACCTTCTTCCAGGCGCCGCGCACGGAGCGGGCGAAGCAGTTCCTGAGCCAGATCCTGGGTCGTTGA
- a CDS encoding arylsulfotransferase family protein, with protein sequence MADKYLKKLAIVSALFLLGAAAFGYGYGVERFGWWPQRPLAEMVKATRSVVKHGRLLPSGLYRRPPEGAPRQRVVVHDTEALNGGYYVFVGWDSDTDGYAAWLFDEKGQRLHSWPIDYASLDPDGPSGGSDAPHGFKILADGSMLVNFDKGDVMARLDACGKPLWKKHGVFHHSIEGAEDGSYWTWQGDGTAYSQYQYLVNFDPETGATRRKLGLIEDIIQPLGEAAAIFGVRADQPFLRSGGAPSDEPDDIFHPNDIDILNTELAKHFPNFAAGDLLISLRNAHLIAVIDPDNGQTKWWSAGPWRYQHDPDFTETGRISIYNNNTDRNRSEIIQIDPRTRQLYNPLAGGGLHFYSHSMGKHQYLPNGNVLIVVPGEGRVVEATEKGEKVYEFNNLISGSEQYNGHVENAVWLSADFFTQTPTCPNSRPGKEI encoded by the coding sequence ATGGCCGATAAGTACCTCAAGAAGCTTGCGATCGTGTCCGCACTGTTCCTGCTGGGAGCAGCGGCGTTTGGCTATGGATATGGTGTCGAGCGTTTCGGCTGGTGGCCCCAGAGGCCGCTGGCAGAGATGGTCAAGGCCACGCGTTCGGTGGTGAAACACGGTCGCCTGCTCCCGTCCGGTCTGTACCGACGACCCCCGGAAGGCGCACCCCGGCAACGCGTGGTCGTGCACGATACCGAGGCGTTGAACGGTGGCTATTACGTTTTCGTCGGTTGGGACAGCGACACTGATGGTTACGCGGCCTGGCTCTTCGATGAGAAAGGCCAACGCCTTCACAGCTGGCCCATCGATTACGCCTCCCTGGACCCGGATGGTCCGTCGGGCGGCTCGGATGCTCCCCACGGTTTCAAGATCCTCGCCGACGGCTCGATGCTGGTGAACTTCGACAAGGGAGACGTGATGGCGCGGCTCGATGCCTGCGGCAAACCGCTCTGGAAAAAGCACGGAGTGTTCCACCATTCCATCGAGGGGGCCGAAGACGGCAGCTACTGGACGTGGCAGGGAGACGGCACCGCCTACAGCCAGTACCAGTATCTGGTGAATTTCGACCCGGAGACCGGCGCCACCCGCCGCAAGCTGGGCTTGATCGAGGACATCATCCAGCCACTGGGAGAAGCGGCGGCAATCTTCGGCGTGCGTGCCGATCAGCCGTTCCTGCGCTCTGGCGGCGCGCCGTCCGATGAGCCGGACGACATCTTTCACCCCAATGACATCGACATCCTGAATACCGAGCTGGCGAAGCACTTCCCGAATTTCGCCGCCGGCGACCTGCTGATCAGCCTGCGCAACGCCCATTTGATCGCCGTCATCGATCCGGACAACGGGCAGACCAAATGGTGGAGCGCCGGGCCCTGGCGTTACCAGCACGACCCGGATTTCACCGAGACGGGTCGTATCTCCATCTACAACAACAACACCGACCGAAACCGCTCCGAGATCATCCAGATCGACCCCCGCACCAGGCAACTCTACAACCCCCTTGCCGGGGGCGGTCTTCACTTCTACTCCCATTCCATGGGCAAGCATCAGTACCTGCCGAATGGCAATGTGCTCATCGTCGTCCCGGGTGAAGGGCGAGTGGTGGAAGCCACGGAGAAAGGAGAAAAGGTCTACGAGTTCAATAACTTGATCTCGGGTTCCGAGCAATACAATGGTCACGTGGAGAACGCCGTTTGGCTGTCGGCGGATTTCTTCACGCAAACACCTACCTGCCCTAACTCACGCCCTGGCAAGGAGATCTAG